The sequence GGACCACGTCGAAGGCGGATATACGGTCGGTGGCGACGATGAGCAGGTAGTCGCCGAGGTCGTAGTTATCCCTGACTTTGCCCCGGTGCAGCAGGTTGGGAAGGTCGGTCCTGAGCAAAACGGTCATTGCACGTACCTCTAGCCTAACGCTCCGAGAGACAGGATAACGAACGCCGCTAGCACAGCGGAGAGTATGAAGCTGAGCACGAACGCGGCAGCGGCTGGTATGAGGAAGACCGCTAACGCGCGTCCGACGCTCATATTGTAGTTGACCTTGATCGCGATGACTTGAAGAACATAGACCCAGAGGACGATGACATAGATGATGACGACGCTGATAGTCTGGGAATTCGGACCGCTGACGGCAGCGAGAGTAACCAGCAATGCGGTCAGAAGCAGGGGCAGTGAGGCCATGGACGTTCCCGCAAAGATGCCCGCGAGCGTCCCAGAGCCTTTAAGCCTCCCCGCCACGATGTGGTATGTGAGCGCGGTGGAGAAGATGCCTAGGGGCAGGATGAAAAGGACGATGACCGCGAGGAGCGACCTCATTTGCTCGTGGGGAATCGGCAGGAGGCGCAAGGCTTCCAGCGGGGGGGCGAACAGTACGACGACGGCGAGCGGCGTGGTCATCAGCAACAGAGCCCACACTCCCCACGCGAGCTTCCGCTCGCGGCAGGCGTAGGAGAGCGTGGCTTGCGGGTGGACGACGACGCCCCACGCCGCCTGCCAGAAGCCCATCGGGGGATTGGGGATTGGGGGTTGGGGGCTGGCGGGCTGCGCCGGCTCCGGAGCGGCGGGGGTCTCTGAAATCTGCATTCTGTCCTCCTCTAAAGCCCCACGCGTCGGAAGATGGCGTCCACGTGGCGGATGTAATATGCGTAGTCGGCCAGCGCGTTCAGTTCGCCGTCGGACAGATGGGTCCGGACATCGGCGTTGGTCCTGAGCAGGACGGACATGGCGCTCCTCGTTTCTATTCGACGGTACCGAAGGCCATCAGCACGAAAATAGTAATGATGATGCTGAGGACGATGACCAGGCGGCCTATGAGAATGAGCCAGAAAATAAGGAATATGGCGATGGCCTTGCCGGTCGTCAGGTTGTAGTTGACCTTGACGGCAAGGAAATCGAGGATGGTGACCCACATGATGATGCCCGCGCTGACGATGGTGGCGGCGACGCTGCCCGTCTGGCCCGCGACGAGCGGCAGGAACTGGAAGGGCACGATCAGAACGCCC comes from Dehalococcoidia bacterium and encodes:
- a CDS encoding YIP1 family protein, translating into MQISETPAAPEPAQPASPQPPIPNPPMGFWQAAWGVVVHPQATLSYACRERKLAWGVWALLLMTTPLAVVVLFAPPLEALRLLPIPHEQMRSLLAVIVLFILPLGIFSTALTYHIVAGRLKGSGTLAGIFAGTSMASLPLLLTALLVTLAAVSGPNSQTISVVIIYVIVLWVYVLQVIAIKVNYNMSVGRALAVFLIPAAAAFVLSFILSAVLAAFVILSLGALG